The Gemmata palustris genome includes a region encoding these proteins:
- a CDS encoding acylneuraminate cytidylyltransferase family protein, producing the protein MPNIVALVTARGGSKGVPGKNLAVIAGKPLVAWSVGAALGASAVTRVLLSTDDPRIADAGRAAGAEVPFLRPPGLARDDSSLLPVVLHALDWLRGDGGHEPDALLLLQPTSPLRDARDIDDAAGLLSATDDAVVGVCPTHHHPLLVQRIANDGRLERYVPAGSDYPRRQDLPPAYALNGAIYLIRPAALREHGTFFPPRTRAYVMPPERSLDVDEPWDLHLVRLVMENPAWHPRLSRSPGARSVLGTPASSLRKPA; encoded by the coding sequence ATGCCAAATATTGTGGCGCTGGTCACTGCGCGGGGCGGGTCCAAGGGCGTCCCCGGTAAGAACTTGGCGGTCATCGCTGGCAAACCGCTCGTCGCGTGGTCGGTCGGGGCCGCGCTCGGCGCGAGTGCGGTGACCCGCGTTCTACTTTCGACTGATGATCCGCGGATCGCTGACGCGGGCCGCGCGGCCGGGGCCGAGGTGCCGTTCCTGCGCCCCCCCGGGCTCGCCCGCGACGACTCGTCCCTCCTGCCCGTCGTGCTCCACGCCCTCGATTGGCTGCGGGGCGACGGGGGGCACGAACCGGACGCCCTTCTGTTGCTCCAGCCGACGTCGCCGCTGCGCGACGCCCGGGACATCGACGACGCCGCTGGACTGTTATCGGCGACCGACGACGCGGTGGTCGGGGTGTGCCCGACGCACCACCACCCGCTGCTCGTGCAGCGGATCGCGAACGACGGCCGGTTGGAGCGCTACGTCCCCGCCGGGTCGGACTATCCGCGGCGCCAGGATCTGCCCCCCGCGTACGCGCTCAACGGCGCGATCTATCTGATCCGCCCCGCCGCGCTGCGCGAGCACGGAACATTCTTCCCGCCGCGCACGCGCGCCTACGTCATGCCGCCGGAACGGTCGCTGGACGTGGACGAACCGTGGGACCTGCACCTCGTCCGCCTGGTTATGGAGAACCCCGCGTGGCACCCACGACTCTCACGCTCGCCGGGCGCCCGGTCGGTTCTGGGCACCCCTGCTTCGTCATTGCGGAAGCCGGCGTGA
- the neuB gene encoding N-acetylneuraminate synthase has translation MAPTTLTLAGRPVGSGHPCFVIAEAGVNHNGDVDRAHRLVDAAAGAGADAVKFQTFRADRLASAAAPKAAYQAARTGAAQSQLDMLRALELAPEAHAELQAHARDRGLVFLSTPFDEESADLLEALDVPAFKVPSGELTNLPFLAHLARKGKPLIVSTGMAGLGEVEAAVREIEANGAPGLVLLHCVSSYPARPEDSNLRVMATLAAAFGAPTGYSDHTLGIAVPLAAAALGACVIEKHFTLDRSLPGPDHQASAEPAELTALVEGVRTIESALGDGRKRAVAAEIDTAAVARRSLVAAADIPAGAPLTPDLIALRRPGTGLPPALHPFLLGRRATTAIPAGTLLRLEMLT, from the coding sequence GTGGCACCCACGACTCTCACGCTCGCCGGGCGCCCGGTCGGTTCTGGGCACCCCTGCTTCGTCATTGCGGAAGCCGGCGTGAACCACAACGGCGACGTCGACCGCGCGCACCGGCTCGTGGACGCCGCCGCCGGTGCCGGGGCCGACGCCGTCAAGTTCCAGACCTTCCGCGCCGACCGGCTCGCAAGCGCCGCGGCGCCAAAGGCCGCGTACCAGGCGGCCCGAACCGGGGCCGCGCAGTCGCAACTCGACATGCTCCGCGCGCTCGAACTCGCGCCGGAAGCCCACGCCGAACTGCAAGCCCACGCCCGCGACCGCGGCCTTGTGTTCCTGTCCACTCCGTTCGACGAAGAGAGTGCCGACCTGTTGGAAGCGCTCGACGTGCCGGCGTTCAAGGTGCCCTCGGGCGAACTGACCAACCTGCCGTTCCTCGCGCACCTGGCCCGCAAGGGTAAACCGCTGATCGTCTCCACCGGTATGGCCGGGCTCGGCGAAGTCGAGGCCGCGGTGCGGGAGATCGAAGCCAACGGCGCCCCGGGCCTCGTTTTGTTACACTGCGTCAGCAGCTACCCGGCACGGCCCGAGGACTCGAACCTGCGCGTGATGGCGACGCTCGCCGCCGCGTTCGGCGCACCCACGGGCTACTCGGACCACACGCTCGGAATCGCGGTCCCACTGGCGGCCGCGGCGCTGGGGGCGTGCGTCATCGAGAAGCACTTCACACTGGACCGGTCACTTCCCGGCCCCGACCACCAGGCATCGGCCGAACCCGCGGAACTCACCGCGCTCGTCGAGGGCGTCCGCACCATCGAGTCGGCGCTCGGCGACGGGCGCAAACGCGCGGTCGCGGCGGAAATCGACACGGCCGCAGTAGCGCGGCGGAGTTTGGTCGCGGCCGCGGACATCCCGGCCGGAGCGCCCCTGACCCCGGACCTGATCGCGCTGCGTCGACCGGGCACCGGGCTACCGCCGGCTCTACACCCGTTCCTGCTCGGCCGAAGGGCGACGACCGCCATTCCCGCCGGCACTCTCCTGCGGCTGGAGATGCTGACATGA